The Parambassis ranga chromosome 14, fParRan2.1, whole genome shotgun sequence genome includes a window with the following:
- the LOC114446445 gene encoding olfactory receptor 52D1-like has translation MENYTYNSYILQIEGFMVSNGSLFFVFFFFLFAYISVMVMNIGISLIVFFDRSLHQPMYLLLCNLSISDIFGSTHIVPRLLSDILLPPSERLITYYECVAQAFTSHMFGTTSHTVLMIMAFDRYVAICNPLRYSSIRTMIMNPYCDNTSLFKLSCEDVTINNIYGLTFTVVLLTSSIGCMVLTYSKITFVCLTSKSKSLNRKALKTCSTHLLVYVIMLVSGFIVIILHRFPQYSDYRKLAALLFVIVPGSFNPIIYGIQSKEMRKFLSGIFSPNKCLTSCKK, from the exons ATGGAGAACTACACCTACAACAGCTACATACTACAGATAGAAGGGTTCATGGTCTCAAATGGTTCTTTGTTTTtcgtctttttcttcttcctttttgcCTACATTTCTGTTATGGTGATGAATATCGGTATTTCACTCATTGTCTTCTTTGACAGGAGCCTCCACCAGCCCATGTATCTCCTTCTCTGCAACCTGTCAATCAGTGATATCTTTGGAAGTACTCATATTGTGCCTCGCCTGCTCTCTGACATTCTGCTGCCGCCCTCTGAGCGCCTCATCACTTACTATGAGTGTGTTGCCCAAGCCTTTACTTCACACATGTTCGGCACCACCTcccacactgtgctgatgaTCATGGCCTTTGACAGATATGTGGCCATCTGTAATCCTCTGCGTTATTCTTCCAT CAGGACTATGATCATGAATCCGTACTGTGATAACACCTCTCTGTTTAAACTCTCCTGTGAGGATGTGACGATCAATAACATCTATGGCCTCACGTTCACTGTGGTCctgctcacctcctccatcgGCTGCATGGTGCTCACCTACTCTAAAATCACCTTTGTCTGTCTGACCAGTAAGAGCAAGTCTCTGAACCGTAAAGCCCTGAAGACCTGCAGCACACACCTGCTGGTGTATGTGATCATGCTGGTCAGTGgatttattgtcattattctgCATCGTTTCCCTCAGTACTCAGATTACAGGAAACTTGCCGCTCTTCTGTTTGTTATTGTTCCTGGAAGTTTTAACCCAATTATTTATGGTATTCAGTCTAAAGAGATGCGAAAATTCTTATCTGGAATATTTAGTCCTAACAAATGTTTGACATCGTGTAAGAAGTGA
- the LOC114446610 gene encoding olfactory receptor 52D1-like, producing MENYTYNSFTLQLEGLFVPKDSTHTVFLFICISYIFIIVANVGIAVLVFMDKNLHQPMYLLFCNLSFNDLLGNSIIIPRLLADMLKPTSERLISYYECVVQAITTHTSSTSAHTVLMIMAFDRYVAICNPLRYAAIMTNRMLLKLTVSAWGVALVLVGILLGLTLRLNRCRTMMKSLYCNNAALFMLSCEDVTVNNVYGLTFTVVLFTGSIGTMVLTYSKITVICLNSKSKSLNSKALKTCSTHLVVYLVMWISGMTVIILNRFPQYSDYRKAAAILNHIVPGSLNPIIYGMQSKEIRQFLSKWFKSKKVQPS from the coding sequence ATGGAGAACTACACCTACAACAGCTTCACATTACAGCTGGAGGGGCTGTTCGTCCCAAAGGATTCTACACACactgtctttcttttcatttgcaTCTCCTACATTTTTATCATTGTTGCAAATGTCGGCATTGCTGTTCTGGTTTTCATGGACAAGAACCTCCATCAGCCCATGTACCTGCTGTTTTGTAATTTATCATTTAACGACTTGCTTGGAAACTCCATCATCATCCCTCGTTTACTTGCAGACATGCTAAAGCCGACCTCTGAGCGCCTCATCAGTTACTATGAGTGCGTGGTTCAGGCTATCACCACACACACGTCCAGTACCTCTGctcacactgtgctgatgaTCATGGCCTTTGACAGATATGTGGCCATCTGTAATCCTCTGCGCTATGCTGCTATAATGACCAACAGGATGCTGCTGAAGTTGACGGTCTCAGCCTGGGGAGTGGCCTTGGTTCTGGTCGGGATTCTGCTGGGTCTGACCCTCCGGCTGAACCGATGCAGGACTATGATGAAAAGCCTCTACTGTAACAATGCTGCACTGTTCATGCTGTCCTGTGAGGATGTGACTGTCAATAACGTGTACGGCCTCACGTTCACCGTGGTCCTGTTCACAGGTTCTATTGGTACCATGGTGCTCACCTACTCTAAGATTACAGTAATCTGTCTGAACAGTAAGAGCAAGTCTCTGAACAGTAAAGCCTTGAAGACCTGCAGCACTCACCTGGTGGTGTATCTGGTTATGTGGATCAGTGGCATGACGGTCATTATTCTGAATCGTTTCCCTCAGTACTCAGATTACAGGAAAGCTGCTGCTATTTTGAATCATATTGTCCCTGGAAGCCTCAACCCCATCATTTATGGTATGCAGTCCAAAGAGATAAGACAGTTTTTATCTAAGTGGTTTAAGTCAAAGAAGGTCCAGCCATCATAA
- the LOC114446447 gene encoding olfactory receptor 146-like yields the protein MENYTYNSFTLQLEGLNVPKDSVLSAFLFFFLSYLFIIVANLGIAVLVFMDRSLHQPMYLLFCNLPFNDILGNSIMIPRLLIDMMRPPSERLITYYECVAQAFTSHMYGTTSHTVLMIMAFDRYVAICNPLRYSSIMTNRMVVKLTVSAWGAALVLVGILLGLTIRLNRCRTMIMNPYCDNASLFKLSCEDVTVNNVYGLTFTVVLFTGSIGTMVLTYSKITVICLTSKSKSLNSKALKTCSTHLVVYVIMLFSGMSLIALHRFPQYSDYRKLCSILFHIVPGSLNPIIYGVQSKEIRRFLSMLLLKKVWPSK from the coding sequence ATGGAAAACTACACCTACAACAGCTTCACACTCCAGCTGGAGGGGTTGAATGTTCCAAAGGACTCCGTCCTGTCagccttcctcttcttctttttgtcctACCTGTTTATCATTGTTGCAAATTTGGGCATTGCTGTTCTAGTTTTCATGGACAGGAGCCTCCACCAGCCCATGTACCTGCTGTTCTGTAACCTCCCCTTTAATGACATTCTTGGAAATTCGATCATGATCCCCCGTTTGCTCATAGACATGATGAGGCCGCCCTCTGAGCGCCTCATCACGTACTATGAGTGTGTTGCCCAAGCCTTTACTTCACACATGTACGGCACCACCTcccacactgtgctgatgaTCATGGCCTTTGACAGATATGTGGCCATCTGTAATCCTCTGCGTTATTCTTCCATAATGACCAACAGGATGGTGGTTAAGCTGACGGTCTCAGCCTGGGGAGCGGCCTTGGTTCTGGTCGGGATTCTGCTGGGTCTGACCATCCGGCTGAACCGATGCAGGACTATGATCATGAATCCATACTGTGATAACGCCTCTCTGTTTAAACTCTCCTGTGAGGATGTGACTGTCAATAACGTGTACGGCCTCACGTTCACCGTGGTCCTGTTCACAGGTTCTATTGGTACCATGGTGCTCACCTACTCTAAGATTACAGTAATCTGTCTGACCAGTAAGAGCAAGTCTCTGAACAGTAAAGCCTTGAAGACCTGCAGCACCCACCTGGTGGTGTATGTGATCATGCTATTTAGTGGGATGTCACTCATTGCTCTGCATCGTTTCCCTCAGTACTCAGATTACAGGAAACTCTGCAGCATTCTGTTCCATATTGTCCCTGGAAGCCTCAACCCCATCATTTATGGAGTGCAGTCCAAAGAGATACGAAGGTTTTTGTCAATGTTGTTGCTGAAGAAAGTTTGGCCATCAAAATAA
- the LOC114446609 gene encoding olfactory receptor 52D1-like, translated as MENYTYNSFTLQLEGLNGSKDSTYPVFISLCISYLFIIITNVGIAVLVFMDKNLHQPMYLLFCNLPVNDILGNSILVPRLLSDILLLPSERLITYYECVVQAFTAHMFGTTSHTVLMIMAFDRYVAICNPLRYSSIMTNRMVVKLTVSAWGVPLVLVGILLGLTIRLNRCRTMIMNPYCDNASLFKLSCEDVTVNNIYGLTFTVVLLTSSIGCIVLTYSKITFVCLTNKSKSLNSKALKTCSTHLVVYVIMIFSGMSMIALHRFPQYSDYRKLCSILFHIVPGSLNPIIYGVQSKEIRRFLSKLFKSKNVLMLS; from the coding sequence ATGGAAAACTACACCTACAACAGCTTCACACTCCAGCTGGAGGGGCTAAATGGCTCCAAGGACTCCACATACCCTGTGTTTATTTCTCTATGCATCTCCTACCTGTTTATAATTATTACAAATGTCGGCATTGCTGTTCTGGTTTTCATGGATAAGAACCTGCACCAGCCCATGTACCTGCTTTTCTGTAACCTCCCCGTCAATGACATTCTTGGAAATTCGATTTTGGTGCCTCGCCTGCTCTCGGACATCCTGCTGCTGCCCTCTGAGCGCCTCATCACTTACTATGAGTGTGTGGTTCAGGCTTTTACCGCACACATGTTCGGCACCACCTcccacactgtgctgatgaTCATGGCCTTTGACAGATATGTGGCCATCTGTAATCCTCTGCGTTATTCTTCCATAATGACCAACAGGATGGTGGTTAAGCTGACGGTCTCAGCCTGGGGAGTGCCCTTGGTTCTGGTCGGGATTCTGCTGGGTCTGACCATCCGGCTGAACCGATGCAGGACTATGATCATGAATCCATACTGTGATAACGCCTCTCTGTTCAAACTCTCCTGTGAGGATGTGACTGTCAATAACATCTACGGCCTCACGTTCACTGTGGTCCTGCTCACCTCCTCTATCGGCTGCATCGTGCTCACCTACTCTAAGATCACCTTTGTCTGTCTGACCAATAAGAGCAAGTCTCTGAACAGTAAAGCCTTGAAGACCTGCAGCACTCACCTGGTTGTGTATGTGATCATGATATTTAGTGGGATGTCAATGATAGCTCTGCATCGTTTCCCTCAGTACTCAGATTACAGGAAACTCTGCAGCATTCTGTTCCATATTGTCCCTGGAAGCCTCAACCCCATCATTTATGGAGTGCAGTCCAAAGAGATACGAAGGTTTCTGTCAAAGTTGTTTAAGTCTAAGAATGTGTTAATGCTCTCTTAA